One Fibrobacter sp. UWB2 DNA window includes the following coding sequences:
- a CDS encoding fibrobacter succinogenes major paralogous domain-containing protein, with protein sequence MERIKLFRLGIYSVLALSVAQVFAAPPKTWDAIFNAEGQGEYAAAKIDGNIRFGEYTHYKNVQPVSFRVLDDKFDFSVAGNMTVPAKMVEDPSFYENCRNTMEAWISYFDRPRRFGNQDLIINVVGVDFACGNDLFNVHDLRIKFTNPQAQKAWVNELEGRQKYKREQLSEFRIAEQEHRAEIRDKSSSFTDPRDGQVYRIIKVEGREWFAQNVNYNVEGHSWCYEDKDSYCARSGRLYDLEGARKACPEGWHLPRDREWSDMLKGLTGCYDGVDKCGNFATKMKATTGWQGGGGTDEYGFTIFSSGYRKLLGTSTVRYVDMGEYAGFWSAQNGRNETIWLWAMGRMSDQMVRQLVPATAKNNGYSVRCINGN encoded by the coding sequence ATGGAGAGAATTAAATTGTTCAGACTGGGAATTTACTCCGTGCTCGCTTTGTCTGTTGCGCAGGTGTTTGCTGCACCTCCTAAGACTTGGGATGCCATTTTTAACGCCGAAGGTCAGGGCGAATACGCCGCTGCCAAGATTGACGGCAATATCCGTTTTGGCGAATACACTCACTACAAAAATGTTCAGCCGGTTTCCTTCCGCGTTCTTGATGACAAGTTCGACTTCTCTGTTGCCGGTAACATGACTGTTCCTGCAAAGATGGTCGAAGATCCGAGCTTCTACGAAAATTGCCGCAATACCATGGAAGCATGGATTTCGTATTTCGACAGGCCGCGCCGCTTTGGTAACCAGGACCTCATCATCAATGTCGTCGGTGTTGACTTTGCTTGCGGTAACGACTTGTTCAACGTTCATGACTTGCGTATAAAGTTCACGAATCCGCAGGCTCAGAAGGCTTGGGTGAACGAACTTGAAGGCCGTCAGAAGTACAAGCGCGAACAGCTTTCGGAATTCCGCATTGCCGAACAGGAACATCGCGCCGAAATCCGTGATAAGTCTTCTTCTTTTACGGACCCGCGTGACGGACAAGTTTATCGAATCATCAAGGTCGAAGGCCGTGAATGGTTTGCTCAGAACGTGAACTACAATGTCGAAGGCCACTCCTGGTGCTACGAAGACAAGGATTCTTACTGCGCCCGTAGCGGTCGTCTGTACGACCTTGAAGGTGCTCGTAAGGCTTGCCCGGAAGGCTGGCACTTGCCGCGTGACCGCGAATGGTCCGATATGCTCAAGGGCCTCACGGGTTGCTATGACGGTGTGGACAAGTGCGGTAACTTTGCTACAAAGATGAAGGCTACGACTGGCTGGCAGGGCGGTGGCGGTACCGACGAATACGGTTTCACCATTTTCTCTTCGGGCTATCGCAAGCTCCTCGGCACATCCACGGTTCGCTATGTCGATATGGGTGAATATGCTGGCTTCTGGTCTGCACAGAACGGCCGTAACGAAACGATTTGGCTTTGGGCTATGGGACGCATGAGTGACCAGATGGTTCGCCAGCTCGTCCCGGCAACCGCAAAGAACAACGGCTACTCTGTGAGATGCATTAACGGTAACTAA
- the miaB gene encoding tRNA (N6-isopentenyl adenosine(37)-C2)-methylthiotransferase MiaB has product MKKYHLATYGCQMNEYDSAMIAQELDMCGCVETNNQEDADIIIVNTCSVREKAEETAIVNISKLKYLRKKNPDVKVVVCGCMAKNRGPELLKRLKNVNYIVGPDQYRKIPELLFGDAQSPLHKTHHKMFIDEDRDENYLGEYAKLQNDVSAFVAIQRGCNKRCSYCIVPYLRGPEKYRDMDDVLTEVKRAADKGITEVMLLGQTVNAYKTPNADFTTLLTKVSEIGGIKRIRFTSPHPRHYTNELIDVLLNNPKVCHYAHIPLQSGSDAILKKMRRQHNMDQYMTVIEQLRSKDPYYAISTDVICGFVGETDEDFEQTIKAFEACQFDTAYMFIYSPRKGTESFNEAEILTPEEKSARHSRLVELQNAITLKRNQMMIGRTEEILVEHGSTRDKTELVGKTDNFKKVIFKPEEGRIIKPGDYVKVKIDDIRGWTLRGTLV; this is encoded by the coding sequence ATGAAAAAATACCACTTGGCCACATACGGCTGCCAGATGAACGAATACGACTCCGCGATGATTGCGCAGGAGTTAGACATGTGCGGTTGCGTCGAGACGAACAACCAGGAAGATGCCGACATCATCATCGTAAACACCTGCAGCGTGCGTGAAAAGGCCGAGGAAACAGCCATCGTCAACATCAGCAAGCTCAAGTACTTGCGCAAGAAAAATCCCGACGTGAAAGTCGTCGTGTGCGGTTGCATGGCCAAGAATCGCGGGCCGGAACTGCTCAAGCGCCTCAAGAACGTAAACTACATCGTAGGCCCGGACCAGTACCGCAAAATTCCAGAACTCTTGTTCGGGGATGCCCAGAGCCCGCTGCACAAGACGCACCACAAGATGTTCATCGACGAAGACCGCGACGAGAACTACCTCGGCGAATACGCCAAGCTGCAGAATGACGTGAGCGCATTCGTCGCGATCCAGCGTGGTTGCAACAAGCGCTGCAGCTACTGCATCGTGCCGTACCTCCGTGGTCCCGAGAAATACCGCGACATGGACGACGTGCTGACAGAAGTCAAGCGAGCCGCCGACAAGGGCATCACCGAAGTGATGTTACTCGGCCAGACGGTGAATGCCTACAAGACGCCAAACGCAGACTTCACGACATTACTGACAAAAGTTTCCGAAATCGGTGGTATCAAGCGCATCCGCTTTACAAGCCCGCACCCGCGCCATTATACAAACGAACTCATTGACGTTCTCTTGAACAATCCGAAGGTCTGCCATTACGCGCACATTCCGCTCCAGAGCGGCTCCGACGCAATTCTCAAGAAAATGCGCCGCCAGCACAACATGGATCAGTACATGACCGTCATCGAGCAGTTGCGCAGCAAGGATCCGTACTACGCCATTTCGACAGACGTGATTTGCGGATTTGTCGGCGAAACCGACGAAGATTTCGAACAGACGATCAAGGCGTTCGAAGCTTGCCAATTTGACACGGCATACATGTTCATCTACAGCCCGCGCAAAGGCACTGAATCCTTCAACGAAGCCGAAATTCTCACGCCCGAAGAAAAGTCGGCTCGCCATTCGCGCCTCGTGGAACTCCAGAACGCCATCACGCTCAAACGCAACCAGATGATGATTGGCCGCACCGAAGAAATCCTCGTCGAACACGGCTCCACCCGCGACAAGACAGAACTCGTCGGCAAGACGGACAACTTCAAGAAGGTCATTTTCAAGCCGGAAGAAGGTCGCATCATCAAGCCGGGCGATTACGTCAAGGTGAAAATCGACGATATCCGAGGCTGGACGCTCCGCGGCACCCTCGTGTAA
- the rsfS gene encoding ribosome silencing factor yields the protein MTATNNQDFSETVKLGAGILFELRAQNVQLIDLRGVKNEADYFLIATCESEAQMQAILNELTKEFKARKLHYVGVEYKEGVRWAIFDAGLDLMVHLFEEEKRNEISFDRLYADGKLMNLDEHDFIREDAKKSGDDNELI from the coding sequence ATGACAGCAACAAATAACCAAGATTTTTCTGAAACCGTTAAGCTTGGTGCAGGTATCCTTTTTGAACTTCGCGCCCAGAACGTGCAGCTCATCGACCTCCGCGGCGTCAAAAACGAAGCGGACTATTTCCTCATCGCCACTTGCGAAAGTGAAGCCCAGATGCAGGCCATTTTGAATGAACTCACCAAGGAATTCAAGGCTCGCAAGCTCCACTATGTCGGCGTTGAATACAAGGAAGGTGTGCGTTGGGCCATCTTCGATGCTGGTCTTGACCTGATGGTTCACCTCTTCGAAGAAGAAAAGAGAAACGAAATTTCCTTCGACCGCCTCTATGCAGACGGCAAACTCATGAACCTCGACGAACACGACTTCATCCGCGAAGACGCCAAGAAGTCTGGAGACGACAATGAACTCATTTAA
- a CDS encoding LytR C-terminal domain-containing protein, giving the protein MFRNYSKALHLNFAVGVSSAVFAAFLLAGCEEEKPAPVVREVRRIKGEVEVLNSCSMKGAAVKMRTFLRDNGFDVVHIDNERLQNYDETIIVLRNPEWEGAQALAATLKTKNILVLQNKNATVDAVVHTGRDFQQIIEPDQGEKNDSNK; this is encoded by the coding sequence ATGTTCCGCAACTATTCTAAAGCGCTCCACCTGAACTTTGCCGTAGGAGTTTCTTCGGCTGTTTTTGCCGCATTCCTTTTGGCAGGCTGTGAAGAAGAAAAGCCAGCCCCCGTCGTTCGCGAAGTTCGCCGCATCAAGGGCGAAGTCGAAGTGCTAAACAGCTGCAGCATGAAGGGTGCCGCCGTCAAGATGCGCACCTTCTTACGCGACAACGGTTTTGATGTCGTCCATATCGACAACGAACGCCTCCAGAATTACGACGAAACGATTATCGTGCTCAGGAACCCGGAATGGGAAGGCGCACAGGCGCTCGCCGCAACCTTAAAAACAAAGAACATTCTTGTACTCCAGAACAAGAACGCCACGGTCGATGCCGTCGTACACACCGGAAGAGATTTTCAACAAATAATAGAACCCGATCAGGGAGAAAAAAATGACAGCAACAAATAA
- the purU gene encoding formyltetrahydrofolate deformylase, with translation MTRYILQILCPDQKGLIAGTTQVLAKAGANIIDLQQHTAKDIETFFLRAVFDIEADGIPEVKRHLETIAPHLQLNWKLFDTSKTERVAIFVSKTDHCLYDLLLKRRDGDLPCEFSCIVGNHPDLGPVGGSFGVPFYYVPSNPDKTIPENRFREIIEETKTDTIVLARYMQILTAQFTEEFKYRIINIHHGFLPAFKGAKPYHQAWHKGVKIIGATAHFATEDLDQGPIICQDIQRVPETASIDELVELGKDIEKRTLSQALKLWLEHRVFVHAGRTFIL, from the coding sequence ATGACTCGTTATATTCTCCAGATTCTCTGCCCCGACCAAAAAGGGCTTATTGCCGGCACAACGCAAGTTCTTGCAAAGGCCGGAGCTAACATTATCGACCTCCAGCAACACACAGCCAAGGATATCGAAACATTTTTCTTGCGTGCCGTTTTCGACATCGAAGCAGATGGCATACCCGAAGTCAAAAGACACCTCGAAACGATTGCCCCGCACCTCCAGCTGAACTGGAAGCTGTTCGACACCTCCAAGACTGAACGTGTCGCCATTTTCGTATCGAAAACCGACCACTGCCTTTACGACCTTCTCCTCAAACGTCGCGATGGCGACCTTCCCTGCGAATTCAGCTGCATCGTGGGTAACCACCCGGACTTGGGCCCCGTGGGCGGCTCTTTCGGCGTGCCGTTCTACTACGTGCCGTCCAACCCGGACAAGACGATCCCCGAGAACCGTTTCCGCGAAATTATCGAAGAAACAAAGACCGATACAATCGTCCTCGCCCGCTACATGCAGATTTTGACGGCGCAGTTCACAGAAGAATTCAAGTACCGCATCATCAACATCCACCACGGATTCTTGCCGGCCTTCAAGGGTGCAAAGCCCTACCACCAGGCATGGCACAAGGGTGTGAAGATTATCGGTGCTACAGCGCATTTTGCCACTGAAGACCTCGACCAAGGTCCGATTATCTGTCAAGACATCCAGCGCGTCCCCGAAACCGCAAGCATCGATGAACTCGTCGAACTCGGCAAGGATATCGAAAAGCGTACGCTTTCGCAGGCACTCAAGCTTTGGCTTGAACACCGCGTGTTCGTCCACGCAGGCAGAACCTTTATTCTCTAG
- the pyrE gene encoding orotate phosphoribosyltransferase — protein MTKTDTFVHFLVESGALKFGNFITKSGRETPYFINTGEFRTGASLSKLAEFYAAAFMEHFADKAQNLYGPAYKGIPLCAATAMKLSDVYAKNLTFTYNRKEVKDHGEGGSLVGYKYAEKTNVVIIEDVITAGTSVNETMQALSQIENANVIGLLISVDRKEKLENGKSALQTVQDEYGIEAHSIVNINDIIAFLESEENRKAINAPEGILERVYAYREKWGAV, from the coding sequence ATGACCAAAACAGATACTTTTGTACACTTTCTCGTAGAATCCGGTGCCCTCAAGTTCGGCAACTTCATCACCAAGAGTGGCCGCGAAACGCCTTACTTTATCAACACCGGAGAGTTCCGCACGGGCGCATCCCTTTCTAAGCTTGCAGAATTCTACGCAGCAGCATTCATGGAACACTTTGCCGACAAGGCCCAGAATCTTTATGGTCCGGCCTACAAGGGCATCCCTCTTTGCGCCGCAACCGCAATGAAGCTCTCTGACGTGTACGCCAAGAACCTCACGTTCACATACAACAGAAAAGAAGTCAAGGACCACGGTGAAGGCGGTTCTCTCGTCGGTTACAAGTACGCCGAAAAGACAAACGTCGTCATCATCGAAGACGTGATTACCGCAGGTACATCTGTCAACGAAACGATGCAGGCGCTTTCCCAGATTGAAAACGCAAACGTCATCGGTCTCCTCATTTCTGTGGACCGCAAGGAAAAGCTCGAAAACGGCAAGTCTGCCCTCCAGACAGTCCAGGATGAATACGGCATCGAAGCCCATTCCATCGTGAACATCAACGACATCATCGCATTCCTCGAAAGCGAAGAAAACCGCAAGGCCATCAATGCCCCCGAAGGAATCCTTGAACGCGTCTACGCCTACCGCGAAAAGTGGGGCGCCGTCTAA
- the panD gene encoding aspartate 1-decarboxylase, with protein sequence MQLELLKAKIHRATVTDANLNYEGSITIARDLMDAAGILPFEKVGVLDVNNGSRLDTYVIEGKAGSGVICLNGAAARLVQPGDLVIIVAYATMSPEEAKTWKPTVIRVNGKNEIIEKI encoded by the coding sequence ATGCAGCTAGAATTACTTAAAGCCAAAATTCATCGCGCTACAGTTACTGATGCAAACCTCAACTACGAGGGTTCCATCACTATAGCTCGCGATTTGATGGATGCAGCAGGCATCCTCCCCTTCGAAAAAGTCGGCGTCCTTGACGTCAATAATGGTTCCCGCCTTGATACTTATGTAATCGAGGGCAAAGCCGGTTCTGGCGTGATTTGCCTGAACGGTGCGGCTGCGCGCTTGGTACAGCCGGGCGACCTCGTGATTATCGTGGCTTATGCAACGATGTCTCCAGAAGAAGCCAAGACCTGGAAACCGACCGTTATCCGCGTCAACGGCAAAAACGAAATCATCGAAAAAATCTAA
- a CDS encoding SPOR domain-containing protein yields MAKYFIHNLVITGALCAFATTASFAEAAPTLATAQKAYVNGNWKVAAAAYEQVCPNEPENTRTECYLWNVLALSQTGIAADFSKAGKRLDSLIDKTNPQQAIYADLMMTKAQFQMYLGRYNKAAESLVHAIETSQPHQVTVLQKVCVAVQDRAHSEDLNEACKNLGNPEAMKQAAAKREQAQAEQVKAEQAASAAPQASTTPSANNDAAKATESKTSAPATTVATAEPAQTKAPEAKPAEAKSAWQLQLGAFGVKSNADLLVDNLKKRNIACTISQNTLESGKVLYIVRTGPFDTKESAVDYGAKKLAPLNVEFRPMLVKQAL; encoded by the coding sequence ATGGCTAAATATTTTATTCACAATTTGGTTATTACAGGCGCACTGTGCGCGTTTGCCACCACAGCATCTTTTGCTGAGGCCGCACCGACTCTCGCCACCGCCCAAAAAGCTTACGTCAACGGCAACTGGAAAGTCGCCGCCGCCGCATACGAACAGGTCTGTCCGAACGAACCTGAAAACACTCGTACCGAATGCTATTTATGGAACGTGCTAGCCCTTTCCCAAACGGGCATCGCCGCTGATTTCAGCAAGGCTGGCAAGCGTCTCGACAGTCTCATCGACAAGACGAACCCGCAACAAGCCATTTACGCGGACCTCATGATGACCAAGGCCCAGTTCCAAATGTACCTTGGCCGCTACAACAAGGCCGCCGAATCTCTCGTACACGCTATTGAAACATCGCAGCCGCATCAAGTGACCGTGCTGCAAAAAGTCTGCGTCGCCGTCCAAGACCGCGCCCACAGCGAAGATTTGAACGAAGCCTGCAAAAACCTCGGCAATCCCGAAGCCATGAAGCAAGCCGCCGCCAAGAGGGAACAAGCTCAGGCCGAGCAAGTCAAGGCTGAACAGGCCGCAAGCGCCGCTCCGCAAGCAAGCACAACGCCATCAGCAAATAATGACGCCGCTAAAGCCACAGAATCAAAGACATCAGCCCCCGCAACAACAGTCGCTACAGCTGAACCCGCGCAAACAAAGGCTCCCGAAGCAAAGCCTGCCGAAGCCAAATCCGCATGGCAACTGCAATTGGGCGCATTTGGCGTCAAGTCCAACGCCGATTTACTCGTAGACAATCTCAAAAAGCGCAACATCGCCTGCACCATCAGCCAGAACACGCTTGAAAGCGGCAAAGTCCTCTATATCGTGCGCACCGGTCCATTTGATACAAAGGAAAGTGCAGTGGACTATGGCGCCAAAAAACTGGCCCCGCTCAATGTGGAATTCAGGCCGATGCTCGTAAAACAGGCCCTTTAA
- a CDS encoding flotillin family protein → MPDNILYIAIASAILLLIIIFVMSYIKAAPDEAIIVSGIQKQPRVIIGRAGLRIPFFERADHLSLQLIQIDVKTGSPVPTKDYINVSVDAVVTAKISDNPDRLKSSAQNFLNKKPEDIRAMIVDILEGNMREIVGRMQLVDLVGDRKQVSELVLENAIPDLEKLGIVVQTFNIQNFEDANGVIENLGVDKTSAIRKAAAISKANAERDISVAQSQAKKEANDAAVAAELEIAQKQNDLAVKKANLQKISDTEKAIADAAYEIQKQTQQKEINVAQAEAEVAKQEKEIEIRERMVMVTEKELKAQIEKKAEAERQAQIQRSEAELFQQQKDAEAVRYKEEQRAKAIKQIADAEKEKAFAEAEATKAKALAEAEATKAKGLAEAEAIKAQGLAEAEALNKKAEAMKLYGDAARQEMQLKTIEKYFEQMPQIAAAIAKPMEKIGNITMYGEGNTAKLTGDITKTLTQVTNGLTDSLGIDLRTVLGSMFGAKLAGVTKSDDSKTDNNK, encoded by the coding sequence ATGCCAGATAATATCCTTTACATTGCCATTGCATCGGCAATACTTTTACTTATCATCATCTTCGTGATGTCTTACATCAAGGCCGCCCCTGATGAAGCCATCATCGTATCCGGTATCCAAAAACAGCCTAGAGTCATCATCGGCCGTGCAGGGCTTCGCATTCCGTTCTTCGAACGCGCCGACCACCTTTCACTTCAACTGATCCAGATTGACGTGAAGACAGGCAGCCCAGTCCCCACCAAGGACTACATCAACGTTTCCGTCGATGCTGTCGTGACCGCCAAGATTTCGGACAATCCGGACCGCCTCAAATCTTCTGCACAAAACTTCTTGAACAAGAAACCCGAAGACATCCGCGCTATGATCGTTGACATTCTCGAAGGTAACATGCGTGAAATTGTTGGCCGTATGCAGCTCGTGGATCTCGTGGGTGACCGCAAGCAGGTTTCTGAACTCGTGCTCGAAAATGCCATCCCGGACCTTGAAAAGCTCGGCATTGTTGTGCAGACGTTCAACATCCAGAATTTTGAAGACGCCAACGGCGTGATTGAAAACCTCGGTGTCGATAAGACATCTGCCATCCGCAAGGCAGCTGCCATTTCCAAGGCGAATGCCGAACGCGATATCAGCGTGGCTCAATCGCAGGCCAAGAAAGAAGCAAACGATGCAGCCGTTGCCGCAGAACTCGAAATTGCCCAGAAGCAGAACGACCTCGCCGTGAAAAAGGCCAACTTGCAGAAGATTTCTGATACCGAAAAGGCAATTGCTGATGCCGCTTACGAAATCCAGAAGCAGACGCAGCAGAAGGAAATCAATGTTGCCCAAGCCGAAGCAGAAGTCGCCAAGCAAGAAAAGGAAATTGAAATTCGCGAACGCATGGTCATGGTGACCGAAAAGGAACTTAAGGCTCAAATCGAAAAGAAAGCAGAAGCCGAACGCCAGGCACAAATCCAGCGTTCCGAAGCCGAACTCTTCCAGCAGCAAAAAGACGCTGAAGCCGTCCGCTACAAGGAAGAACAGCGCGCCAAGGCCATCAAGCAGATTGCTGACGCCGAAAAGGAAAAGGCATTCGCTGAAGCCGAAGCTACAAAGGCAAAGGCACTCGCCGAAGCTGAAGCTACAAAGGCAAAAGGCTTAGCCGAAGCAGAAGCAATCAAGGCTCAAGGTCTTGCCGAGGCAGAAGCGCTCAACAAGAAGGCCGAAGCCATGAAGCTCTATGGTGACGCAGCCCGTCAGGAAATGCAGCTCAAAACCATTGAAAAGTACTTCGAGCAGATGCCTCAAATTGCAGCCGCCATTGCAAAGCCGATGGAAAAAATTGGCAATATCACCATGTACGGCGAAGGCAATACGGCAAAGCTCACCGGCGATATCACCAAGACGCTCACACAGGTCACGAATGGCCTCACGGATTCGCTCGGCATTGACCTCCGTACAGTTCTTGGCTCCATGTTCGGGGCAAAACTCGCTGGAGTCACCAAGAGCGACGACTCCAAGACCGACAATAACAAATAA
- the argS gene encoding arginine--tRNA ligase encodes MNSFNAEIAKALAATGAFDEEAALKLISVPPDTSHGNYTIPCFSLAKTLRKAPKLIAEDLAAKVQLPAGLSKVEAVNGYLNFFIDRGFLAKSTLDEIAAKGLEYGHAASNGKVVCIDYSSPNIGKELAFHHLRSTMIGNSLARIYKAAGYKVERINHLGDWGTAFGKLIVMYLREKLPTDEATLNALTVKELNILYASFSKASKEEPGLEDEARAAFTKLEQGDEFYRKLWTAFRAATLKELMRIYDMMGVGFDHYTGESFFEDKIPAVLDELREKNLLVNSQERDVVMLDEFDLNPCLIRKSDGSTLYATRDLAAAIYRKKEYNFDKCLYVVDLGQALHFKQVFHVLKKMGREWYKDMYHIPFGVILQMVDGKWEKGKTRTGTASLLRDVIEAAQKKILEFIDEKNPGLENKELIARQIGISALTFNDLKNSRLKDVRFDWDAVMSFEGDTGPYVQNAHVRLCSIMRKAGYTVPVADVDYAQLTDDAAYSLINILAKKGEKILAAVKDDEPSVLAQYALEIAEAAHKFIHEDRVLGSAEEKSRLFLVQSTQIVLENVLDLLGLFPIRQM; translated from the coding sequence ATGAACTCATTTAATGCAGAAATCGCAAAGGCACTTGCTGCAACTGGAGCTTTTGACGAAGAAGCCGCATTGAAACTTATTTCCGTACCGCCTGATACAAGTCATGGCAACTACACCATCCCGTGCTTTTCGCTTGCAAAGACTCTCCGCAAGGCACCGAAGCTCATTGCCGAAGATTTAGCCGCCAAGGTTCAGCTCCCGGCAGGTCTTTCTAAAGTTGAAGCCGTAAACGGTTACCTCAACTTCTTCATCGACCGCGGATTCCTCGCCAAGTCTACCCTCGACGAAATCGCCGCCAAGGGTTTGGAATACGGCCACGCCGCATCGAATGGCAAGGTTGTCTGCATCGACTACAGCTCACCGAACATCGGTAAGGAACTCGCCTTCCACCATTTGCGCTCCACCATGATTGGTAACTCGCTCGCCCGCATTTACAAGGCCGCCGGTTACAAGGTCGAACGCATCAACCACTTGGGCGACTGGGGTACCGCATTCGGGAAGCTCATCGTGATGTACCTCCGCGAAAAGCTCCCGACCGACGAAGCAACTTTGAACGCCCTCACCGTGAAGGAACTCAACATCCTTTACGCAAGCTTCTCCAAGGCCTCCAAGGAAGAACCCGGCCTCGAAGACGAAGCACGCGCCGCATTCACAAAGCTCGAACAGGGTGACGAATTCTACCGCAAGCTGTGGACCGCTTTCCGCGCCGCAACGCTCAAGGAACTCATGCGCATTTACGACATGATGGGCGTTGGCTTCGACCACTACACTGGCGAATCCTTCTTTGAAGACAAGATTCCGGCAGTGCTCGACGAACTCCGCGAAAAGAACTTGTTGGTAAATAGCCAGGAACGCGACGTGGTGATGCTCGACGAATTCGACCTGAACCCGTGCCTTATCCGCAAGAGCGATGGTTCCACGTTGTACGCAACCCGCGACCTCGCCGCCGCCATCTACCGCAAGAAAGAATACAACTTCGACAAGTGCCTTTACGTGGTGGACTTGGGACAAGCTCTCCACTTCAAGCAGGTGTTCCACGTGCTCAAGAAGATGGGCCGCGAATGGTACAAGGACATGTACCACATTCCGTTCGGCGTGATCCTCCAGATGGTCGACGGCAAGTGGGAAAAGGGCAAGACCCGTACCGGTACGGCAAGCCTCCTCCGCGACGTAATCGAAGCCGCCCAGAAGAAGATTCTCGAATTCATCGACGAAAAGAATCCGGGACTCGAAAACAAGGAACTCATTGCTCGCCAGATCGGTATCAGCGCTCTTACCTTCAACGACCTCAAGAACAGCCGATTGAAGGATGTCCGCTTTGACTGGGATGCCGTGATGAGCTTCGAAGGCGACACAGGTCCGTACGTGCAGAACGCACACGTCCGTCTTTGCAGCATTATGCGCAAGGCTGGCTACACCGTTCCGGTGGCTGACGTGGATTACGCACAGCTTACCGATGACGCCGCCTATAGCCTCATCAACATTCTCGCCAAGAAGGGCGAAAAGATTCTCGCCGCCGTCAAGGACGATGAACCGAGCGTGCTTGCGCAATACGCACTCGAAATTGCCGAAGCCGCACACAAGTTCATCCACGAAGACCGCGTGCTCGGATCCGCCGAAGAAAAGTCCCGCTTGTTCCTCGTGCAGTCTACGCAGATTGTGCTCGAGAACGTGCTGGATTTACTCGGCCTCTTCCCCATCCGCCAGATGTAA